In Hamadaea flava, a genomic segment contains:
- a CDS encoding DUF742 domain-containing protein: protein MNAEDWESDWLDEEAGPVVRPYAITGGRVDPAGFDLIAHVVATVDDPAQAQTPEKRAILAAAERPCAVVEVAAVVDLPLGVVRVLLADLHAEGLIERYDPPSTPDGPTEQLLQAVIHGLRTI from the coding sequence GTGAACGCGGAGGACTGGGAGTCCGACTGGCTCGACGAAGAGGCCGGTCCGGTCGTCCGTCCCTACGCGATCACCGGCGGCCGGGTCGACCCCGCAGGCTTCGACCTCATCGCCCACGTCGTGGCGACCGTCGACGACCCGGCCCAGGCACAGACTCCGGAGAAGCGGGCCATCCTCGCCGCCGCCGAGCGGCCCTGCGCGGTGGTGGAGGTGGCGGCCGTCGTCGACCTCCCACTCGGCGTGGTCCGGGTCCTGCTGGCCGACCTGCACGCCGAGGGCCTCATCGAGCGCTACGACCCCCCGTCCACTCCCGACGGTCCGACCGAGCAGCTGCTCCAGGCGGTGATCCATGGCCTCCGGACGATCTGA
- a CDS encoding S8 family serine peptidase: MLRHRREGSRVLAAAFALAVLVGGVPAGAAPSGPVNANPTATTNGGIRATLPGRAHTVTLITGDVLRVADSGRISVIRGNGRDHITFASYQSKGHLHVIPSDARPLLAAGRLDSRLFDVTALIQFRYDDRRVDLPLIVTAKSAPPADTGLKLTRSLKAVHGSAGRADKGKLGTLWKGLTGSDSRLAAQPLATAKIWLDGVRKPTLDVSVPLIGAPTAWQAGYTGAGVKVAVLDTGIDETHPDLAGKVIARQNFAAADYPDEDDRDHVGHGTHVASTIAGSGAASGGRYKGVAPDAQLLNGKICVDVGCAESWILAGMQWAAEQGADVVNLSLGGPDTPDIDPLEQAVNDLTAQYGTLFVIAAGNDGEFGDRTVGSPASADAALAVAATSKTDELAEFSSRGPRVGDAAVKPEISAPGVDIVAACSSVGFLCTPGEPYATLSGTSMATPHTVGSAALLVQEHPQWTPAQVKATLMGSAKPLDGIAAFGQGAGRVDVARAIGQTITAEAPSVSFGLAAWPHGDDTPITKTVTYHNSGTADVTLTLALHTTGAGDPGSLFSLSAPTVTVPAGGSASVTLTADTRADVADGFYSGQLVGTASGVSVSVPYGVEKEVESYDITFEHISRDGTPNDSHLTILNGGGVSEYVLFGGGAETIRLPKGEYFVNSWLDDLDERSTTMLIQPKLVVAATGTAVLDMRTARPVRTKVPDPAAINVATILDAEYTFPNGSAAGFGLLGDEGLGKLYSGLIGPSPVEGLSSSVTSGWATPGPDGTLFNAPSMYNLAWYFPKSFPTGLDKQLAKRDLATVKATYHQNAPGLESVVFSHPTPVNDPLGGGWSMGVSFQTPFQRTLYFNGDAAWQDEYQEQDWSDPEGGKWAYQTGPRRVLKPGRTTAESWNAPVFGPAFGTAQYPFQYLVRSGDELIIGPPTFGDGAGHAGFSAYASAKSTLYRNGVKIAESTDPYLDVEVPPEAANYKVVTEVTRDSRFSTKVTASWSFRSKHVEVGDDPLAGFARLPVTSVSFAPDIDAATGLASPAPIAMVPITVAGQPDSGTAPLRKLKVDYSTDGGKTWHSVLVVQAGPAWYAFLPQKAGSTISLRAQGSDASGVVVEQTIIGAYQVKK, from the coding sequence ATGCTTCGACACCGACGAGAAGGAAGCCGCGTTCTGGCGGCCGCCTTCGCGCTGGCGGTGCTGGTCGGCGGGGTACCCGCCGGGGCGGCGCCGTCCGGACCCGTCAACGCAAACCCGACCGCCACGACCAACGGGGGCATCCGTGCCACGCTTCCGGGCCGGGCTCACACCGTCACGCTGATCACCGGCGACGTTCTGCGCGTCGCCGACTCCGGGCGCATCAGCGTGATCCGAGGGAACGGCCGCGATCACATCACGTTCGCGAGTTACCAGTCGAAAGGTCATCTGCACGTCATTCCGTCCGATGCCCGGCCGTTGCTGGCGGCGGGCCGACTGGACTCGCGGTTGTTCGACGTCACCGCGCTGATCCAGTTCCGTTACGACGATCGCCGGGTCGATCTGCCGCTGATCGTGACGGCCAAGTCCGCGCCACCGGCCGACACCGGTCTGAAGCTGACCCGCTCGCTCAAGGCGGTGCACGGCTCGGCCGGGCGAGCTGACAAGGGCAAGCTCGGCACCCTGTGGAAGGGCCTGACCGGTTCGGACTCGCGGCTCGCGGCTCAGCCGCTGGCCACGGCGAAGATCTGGCTCGATGGGGTACGCAAGCCGACGCTGGACGTCAGCGTTCCGCTGATCGGGGCGCCTACGGCCTGGCAGGCCGGCTACACCGGGGCTGGGGTGAAGGTGGCGGTGCTGGACACCGGCATCGACGAGACCCACCCGGATCTGGCGGGAAAGGTGATCGCTCGGCAGAACTTCGCCGCTGCCGACTACCCCGACGAGGACGACCGTGATCATGTCGGGCACGGTACGCATGTCGCGTCGACGATCGCGGGTAGTGGTGCGGCGTCGGGCGGCAGGTACAAGGGCGTCGCCCCGGATGCGCAGCTGCTCAACGGCAAGATCTGCGTCGACGTCGGGTGTGCCGAGTCATGGATCCTGGCGGGCATGCAGTGGGCGGCCGAGCAGGGCGCCGACGTGGTCAACCTGAGCCTGGGCGGGCCGGACACTCCTGACATCGATCCGCTGGAGCAGGCGGTCAACGACCTGACCGCGCAGTACGGGACGTTGTTCGTGATCGCGGCGGGCAACGACGGCGAGTTCGGTGACCGGACGGTCGGCTCACCGGCCAGTGCCGACGCTGCGTTGGCGGTGGCCGCGACGTCGAAGACCGACGAGCTGGCCGAGTTCTCCAGCCGAGGCCCGCGGGTCGGCGACGCGGCGGTCAAGCCGGAGATCTCCGCGCCGGGCGTGGACATCGTGGCCGCGTGCAGCTCGGTGGGTTTCCTGTGCACCCCCGGCGAGCCGTACGCGACGCTCTCGGGCACGTCGATGGCGACCCCGCATACCGTGGGTTCGGCGGCATTGCTGGTGCAGGAGCATCCGCAGTGGACTCCGGCGCAGGTGAAGGCGACCTTGATGGGCTCGGCCAAGCCGCTGGACGGGATTGCCGCGTTCGGTCAGGGTGCGGGCCGGGTCGATGTGGCCCGCGCGATCGGGCAGACGATCACGGCGGAAGCGCCGTCCGTCAGCTTCGGGTTGGCCGCGTGGCCGCACGGCGACGACACCCCGATCACCAAGACGGTCACCTATCACAACAGCGGGACGGCCGACGTAACGCTGACCCTGGCCCTGCACACAACGGGGGCCGGCGACCCGGGCTCGCTGTTCTCGCTCAGCGCGCCGACCGTGACGGTCCCCGCCGGCGGTTCGGCATCGGTCACCCTCACCGCGGACACTCGCGCCGACGTTGCTGACGGCTTCTACAGCGGCCAGCTCGTCGGAACCGCGTCCGGAGTGAGCGTGAGCGTCCCCTACGGCGTGGAGAAGGAGGTGGAAAGCTACGACATCACCTTCGAGCACATCTCGCGTGACGGTACGCCGAACGACAGCCACCTGACGATCCTCAACGGCGGTGGCGTCAGTGAATACGTGCTCTTCGGCGGCGGTGCGGAGACCATCCGGCTGCCCAAGGGCGAGTACTTCGTCAACAGCTGGCTGGACGACCTCGACGAGCGGTCGACCACGATGCTGATCCAGCCGAAGCTCGTCGTGGCCGCCACCGGCACGGCCGTCCTCGACATGCGTACGGCGCGGCCGGTGCGGACCAAGGTGCCCGATCCGGCCGCGATCAACGTCGCCACCATCCTGGACGCCGAGTACACCTTCCCGAACGGCAGCGCGGCCGGCTTCGGGCTGCTCGGGGACGAGGGCCTCGGCAAGCTTTACAGCGGGCTGATCGGCCCGTCGCCGGTGGAGGGTCTGTCCAGCTCGGTCACCTCGGGCTGGGCGACGCCGGGGCCGGACGGGACGCTGTTCAACGCGCCCAGCATGTACAACCTGGCCTGGTACTTCCCGAAGAGTTTCCCGACCGGCCTCGACAAGCAACTGGCCAAGCGGGATCTCGCCACGGTCAAGGCCACCTACCACCAGAACGCGCCCGGACTGGAGTCGGTGGTCTTCAGCCATCCGACACCGGTGAACGATCCCCTCGGGGGCGGCTGGTCGATGGGCGTCTCCTTCCAGACACCGTTCCAGCGGACCCTGTACTTCAACGGTGACGCCGCCTGGCAGGACGAGTACCAGGAGCAGGACTGGTCGGATCCGGAGGGCGGCAAGTGGGCCTACCAGACGGGTCCGCGGCGTGTCCTCAAGCCGGGCCGCACCACCGCCGAGTCGTGGAACGCCCCGGTGTTCGGGCCGGCGTTCGGCACGGCCCAGTATCCGTTCCAATACCTGGTCCGGTCCGGCGACGAGCTGATCATCGGCCCGCCGACCTTCGGCGACGGGGCCGGGCACGCGGGCTTCTCGGCGTACGCGTCGGCGAAGTCCACGCTCTATCGCAACGGGGTGAAGATCGCCGAGTCCACCGATCCCTACCTCGACGTCGAGGTGCCGCCGGAAGCGGCGAACTACAAGGTGGTCACCGAGGTCACCCGGGACAGCCGGTTCTCCACGAAGGTCACTGCGAGCTGGTCGTTCCGGTCGAAGCACGTCGAGGTCGGCGACGATCCGCTGGCCGGGTTCGCCCGCCTGCCGGTCACCTCGGTGAGCTTCGCCCCGGACATCGACGCCGCCACCGGGCTGGCCTCGCCGGCGCCGATCGCGATGGTGCCGATCACGGTGGCGGGGCAGCCGGACTCCGGGACGGCGCCGCTGCGCAAGCTGAAGGTGGACTACTCCACCGACGGCGGCAAGACCTGGCACTCGGTGCTGGTCGTCCAGGCCGGCCCCGCCTGGTACGCGTTCCTGCCGCAGAAGGCGGGCAGCACGATCTCGCTGCGCGCCCAGGGCAGCGACGCGTCCGGGGTGGTCGTCGAGCAGACGATCATCGGGGCGTACCAGGTCAAGAAGTAG
- a CDS encoding GH1 family beta-glucosidase, with the protein MPVLTRRRLLEGAAASAYSAAVTTARTTGAAAAAAAVGTTVAACDDSPGQPIPEPTLGLSFPTGFVWGAATSAYQIEGAAAEDGRTPSVWDTFSHTPGKVRNGDTGDVAADHYHRFAADLDLMKSIGLSSYRFSISWPRVIRDGKGPINQQGLDFYKRLVDGLHERGITPMATLYHWDTPQALQDAGGWENRDTAYRFAEYAAAVTEALGESVPTWLTLNEPKTVVQNGYLNGGHAPGFRDPSKAYVVAHHLMLAHGLAVEAARPHIGGGRIGPALNLHPCYPADESPEAAEQTHLMDGYENRLYLDPVFRGEYPRDTLESIAEFSPMAKYIKDGDLKIISAPIDVLAVQYYTPIYVTATGGTVQKHPLTEAFWQQIYPRGLTDILVRVKKDYGDVPLTITENGLPTPDQLGEDGKVDDAGRIAFLRDHFAAAHAAIAQGVRLESYHVWSFMDNFEWQEGYEQRWGLIYVDYPTQRRIPKRSALWYSDVIHANKV; encoded by the coding sequence ATGCCGGTGCTCACCCGCCGGAGGCTGCTGGAAGGGGCCGCGGCGTCGGCCTACAGCGCGGCGGTCACCACGGCCCGCACGACCGGCGCGGCGGCAGCCGCGGCGGCTGTAGGCACAACCGTGGCCGCCTGCGACGACAGCCCCGGGCAGCCCATCCCCGAACCCACCCTCGGGCTGAGCTTCCCCACGGGATTCGTGTGGGGCGCCGCGACGTCGGCGTACCAGATCGAGGGCGCCGCCGCGGAGGACGGCCGGACGCCGTCCGTGTGGGACACGTTCAGCCACACGCCCGGCAAGGTCCGCAACGGCGACACCGGCGACGTGGCCGCCGACCACTATCACCGGTTCGCGGCCGACCTCGACCTGATGAAGTCCATCGGTCTGTCCTCCTACCGGTTCTCCATCTCGTGGCCGCGGGTGATCCGCGACGGGAAGGGCCCGATCAACCAGCAGGGCCTGGACTTCTACAAGCGACTCGTCGACGGCCTGCACGAGCGCGGCATCACCCCGATGGCGACCCTCTACCACTGGGACACCCCACAGGCGCTGCAGGACGCGGGCGGCTGGGAGAACCGCGACACCGCCTACCGCTTCGCCGAGTACGCCGCCGCCGTGACCGAGGCGCTCGGCGAGTCGGTGCCGACCTGGCTGACGCTCAACGAGCCGAAGACGGTCGTGCAGAACGGCTACCTCAACGGCGGGCACGCCCCGGGCTTCCGCGACCCGTCGAAGGCGTACGTGGTGGCGCACCACCTGATGCTCGCGCACGGCCTGGCGGTGGAGGCCGCGCGCCCGCACATCGGCGGTGGCCGGATCGGCCCGGCGCTGAACCTGCACCCGTGCTACCCGGCCGACGAGAGCCCGGAGGCCGCCGAGCAGACGCACCTGATGGACGGCTACGAGAACCGGCTCTACCTCGACCCGGTGTTCCGGGGCGAGTACCCCCGGGACACCCTCGAGTCGATCGCCGAGTTCAGCCCGATGGCGAAGTACATCAAGGACGGCGACCTGAAGATCATCTCGGCGCCGATCGACGTGCTGGCGGTGCAGTACTACACGCCGATCTACGTGACGGCCACCGGCGGCACCGTCCAGAAGCACCCGCTGACCGAGGCGTTCTGGCAGCAGATCTACCCCCGCGGCCTGACCGACATCCTGGTCCGCGTCAAGAAGGACTACGGCGACGTGCCGTTGACCATCACCGAGAACGGCCTGCCCACGCCCGACCAGCTCGGCGAGGACGGCAAGGTCGACGACGCGGGCCGGATCGCCTTCCTGCGCGACCACTTCGCCGCCGCGCACGCCGCGATCGCCCAGGGCGTACGCCTGGAGAGCTACCACGTGTGGTCCTTCATGGACAACTTCGAGTGGCAGGAAGGCTACGAGCAGCGCTGGGGCCTCATCTACGTGGACTACCCCACGCAGCGGCGGATTCCTAAGCGCAGCGCGCTGTGGTACTCCGACGTGATCCACGCCAACAAGGTCTGA
- a CDS encoding sensor histidine kinase, with amino-acid sequence MKRRSIRAKMAALVIIPLVALLGLWLLATALTVGPARNLADAGLFARHVGGPAAQVVAELQTERRLTVVQLAQPGTSAEITAQRDATDTAVRDFRQQSASGDVTDRADDLIKRRLSEFTAELDQLQAARNAADAGGAGRSADLRAAAMTGYTKIIDSAYRLFVPLAEVQDPQLSQLSRTLIGLSRARELVAQEDALVSAVFAVGKPTMNDVTQIAGAIGAQRQLFADAVGELPDADRARYQEMVRGDAFVQLAVMEEAFLSRGQPNNPLPINAANWRTATNAVLKALRSFEEQAAAAPAERSEAAVSAAYTRIVATGLAGLISVALALWVGLRVSRSVAGRLLRLRDTATDLAEVELPAVVARLRKGERVEVAEAELSFGHDEIGEVGRAFAEVRQTAVRSAVDEAVLRHGLNEVFLNVARRSQTLLHRQLSLLDRMERRARDPQELEDLFRLDHLSTRMRRHAEDLVILAGGAPGRGWRHPVAAVDVIRGSVSEIEEYVRVVVEKIPDVAIAGRAVGDIIHLLAELVENGTSFSPPQTRVTVSAESRSDGLLVRVADRGLGMTEEALQEANARLAVPPDFDPANSARLGLLVVARLAARHGIAVELTRSEQGGVCAEALIPQSLIATVPKPAAKPAPVTTDLPRRPAGVRMPAQAEVSARPEPVVQTAGGIDVGGLPRRSRQAPPDPPTSPAAEAAGPVSERTPQRVRANLAAFQRGTASGRASLDPVTEKADAVAEQPAAVGGETDSSTTVHKGDNGPSAAQPSPAAKKPETGPVEGDQPARDEGETQP; translated from the coding sequence TTGAAGAGACGGTCGATCCGGGCGAAGATGGCGGCCCTGGTCATCATCCCCCTGGTGGCGCTGCTCGGGCTGTGGCTGCTGGCCACGGCGCTGACCGTCGGACCGGCGCGCAACCTGGCCGACGCCGGCCTGTTCGCCCGGCACGTCGGCGGACCGGCCGCCCAGGTCGTCGCCGAACTGCAGACCGAGCGCCGGCTCACCGTCGTCCAGTTGGCCCAGCCCGGCACGTCCGCCGAGATCACGGCCCAGCGCGACGCGACCGACACCGCGGTACGCGACTTCCGACAGCAGTCGGCGAGCGGGGACGTCACCGACCGGGCCGACGACCTGATCAAGCGACGGTTGAGCGAGTTCACCGCCGAGCTGGATCAGCTCCAGGCCGCCCGGAACGCGGCGGACGCGGGCGGCGCCGGGCGCAGCGCCGATCTGCGGGCCGCCGCGATGACGGGGTACACGAAGATCATCGACTCGGCGTACCGGTTGTTCGTGCCGCTGGCCGAGGTGCAGGACCCGCAGCTGTCGCAGCTGTCCCGGACGCTCATCGGGCTCAGCCGGGCCCGGGAGCTGGTCGCTCAGGAGGACGCGCTGGTCAGCGCGGTCTTCGCGGTTGGCAAGCCGACGATGAACGACGTCACCCAGATCGCCGGAGCCATCGGCGCTCAGCGCCAACTGTTCGCCGACGCCGTCGGGGAGCTGCCCGACGCCGACCGCGCCCGGTATCAGGAGATGGTCCGCGGCGACGCGTTCGTGCAGCTCGCGGTGATGGAGGAGGCGTTCCTCAGCCGGGGCCAGCCGAACAACCCGCTGCCGATCAACGCGGCCAACTGGCGTACGGCGACCAACGCAGTGCTCAAGGCGCTGCGTTCGTTCGAGGAGCAGGCGGCGGCCGCGCCCGCCGAGCGGTCGGAGGCCGCGGTGTCGGCGGCGTACACCCGGATCGTGGCGACCGGGCTGGCCGGGTTGATCTCGGTCGCGCTGGCGCTGTGGGTGGGCCTGCGGGTCTCGCGCTCGGTCGCGGGCCGGCTCCTGCGCCTGCGGGACACCGCGACCGACCTGGCCGAGGTCGAACTGCCCGCCGTCGTCGCCCGCCTACGCAAGGGCGAACGGGTCGAGGTGGCCGAGGCCGAGCTGAGCTTCGGGCACGACGAGATCGGCGAGGTCGGCCGGGCCTTCGCCGAGGTACGCCAGACCGCGGTGCGCTCGGCGGTGGACGAGGCGGTGCTGCGGCACGGGCTGAACGAGGTCTTCCTCAACGTCGCCCGGCGCAGCCAGACCCTGCTGCACCGGCAGCTGAGCCTGCTGGACCGGATGGAGCGGCGCGCCCGCGACCCACAGGAACTGGAAGACCTGTTCCGGCTCGACCACCTGTCGACCCGGATGCGGCGGCACGCCGAGGACCTGGTGATCCTGGCCGGCGGCGCGCCGGGGCGGGGCTGGCGGCACCCGGTGGCGGCGGTCGACGTCATCCGCGGCTCGGTCAGCGAGATCGAGGAGTACGTCCGGGTCGTCGTCGAGAAGATCCCCGACGTCGCGATCGCCGGGCGGGCCGTCGGCGACATCATCCATCTGCTGGCCGAGCTGGTCGAGAACGGCACGTCGTTCTCCCCGCCGCAGACCCGGGTGACCGTCAGCGCCGAGAGCCGGTCCGACGGTCTGCTGGTCCGGGTCGCCGACCGGGGCCTGGGCATGACGGAGGAGGCGTTGCAGGAGGCGAACGCCCGGCTGGCCGTCCCGCCGGACTTCGACCCGGCCAACAGTGCCCGGCTGGGCCTGTTGGTGGTGGCGCGGCTGGCCGCCCGGCACGGGATCGCCGTGGAGCTGACCCGGTCGGAGCAGGGCGGCGTGTGTGCCGAGGCGCTGATTCCGCAGTCGCTGATCGCGACCGTCCCCAAGCCGGCCGCCAAGCCCGCGCCGGTGACGACCGACCTGCCCAGGCGCCCGGCCGGGGTGAGGATGCCGGCGCAGGCCGAGGTGTCGGCCCGCCCGGAACCGGTCGTTCAGACCGCCGGGGGGATCGACGTCGGGGGACTGCCGCGCCGGTCGCGCCAGGCGCCGCCCGACCCGCCCACCTCGCCCGCGGCGGAGGCGGCCGGTCCGGTCAGCGAGCGTACGCCCCAGCGGGTGCGGGCCAACCTGGCGGCGTTCCAGCGGGGCACCGCGTCCGGCCGGGCGTCCCTCGACCCGGTGACCGAGAAGGCGGACGCGGTCGCGGAGCAGCCGGCTGCGGTCGGTGGGGAAACCGACAGTTCCACGACCGTCCACAAGGGTGATAATGGTCCGTCGGCGGCACAGCCGAGCCCGGCGGCGAAGAAACCGGAGACCGGTCCGGTCGAGGGCGACCAGCCCGCGCGCGACGAGGGGGAGACCCAGCCATGA
- a CDS encoding roadblock/LC7 domain-containing protein produces the protein MTSTSDTAAPTGLGWLLDDLVGKVPAARHAVLLSVDGLVLGRDAKFDADEADHLAAAAAGLASLARGAGRRFEGGAVRSTVVEFDTAYLLISDAGHRTCLAVLTGADTDLGLLAYEAELMVTRVGEHLATGAR, from the coding sequence ATGACGTCCACCAGCGACACCGCCGCGCCGACCGGACTCGGGTGGTTGCTCGACGACCTCGTGGGCAAGGTGCCCGCCGCCCGGCACGCGGTCCTGCTGTCGGTCGACGGTCTCGTACTCGGCCGCGACGCGAAGTTCGACGCGGACGAGGCGGATCACCTGGCAGCGGCCGCTGCCGGCCTGGCCAGCCTGGCCCGGGGCGCGGGCCGCCGGTTCGAGGGCGGCGCCGTCCGGTCCACCGTGGTGGAGTTCGACACGGCGTACCTGCTCATCTCGGACGCCGGCCACCGCACCTGTCTGGCCGTGCTGACCGGCGCCGACACCGATCTCGGGCTGCTGGCGTACGAGGCCGAACTGATGGTCACCCGGGTGGGCGAGCACCTGGCGACTGGAGCGCGGTGA
- a CDS encoding GTP-binding protein has product MASGRSERTAVPQALKILIAGGFGVGKTTLVSSVSEISPLRTEEVLTSAGEETDDINGVEAKRTTTVAMDFGRITIAPHLVLYLFGTPGQDRFMFLWDELASGSLGAVVMADTRRLADSFNVIDYFERRGTPFMVAVNCFDGVRTHTSTQVRTALDLEQHVPVVLCDARERESVKEVLITLLEYILRTGGASATK; this is encoded by the coding sequence ATGGCCTCCGGACGATCTGAGCGGACGGCGGTGCCGCAGGCGCTGAAGATCCTCATCGCGGGCGGCTTCGGGGTCGGCAAGACGACGCTGGTGTCCTCGGTCAGCGAGATCAGCCCGCTGCGGACCGAAGAGGTGCTGACCAGCGCGGGGGAGGAAACGGACGACATCAACGGGGTGGAGGCCAAGCGGACCACGACGGTGGCGATGGACTTCGGCCGCATCACCATCGCCCCGCATCTGGTGCTCTACCTGTTCGGCACCCCCGGCCAGGACCGGTTCATGTTCCTGTGGGACGAGCTGGCCTCGGGCAGCCTCGGCGCGGTCGTCATGGCCGACACCCGGCGGCTGGCCGACAGCTTCAACGTCATCGACTACTTCGAGCGGCGAGGCACACCGTTCATGGTGGCGGTCAACTGCTTCGACGGGGTGCGTACGCACACCTCGACCCAGGTGCGTACGGCGCTGGACCTGGAGCAGCACGTCCCGGTGGTGCTCTGCGACGCCCGGGAACGGGAATCGGTCAAGGAAGTGCTGATCACGCTGCTGGAATACATCCTGCGTACGGGAGGAGCCTCGGCCACCAAGTGA